In Dyadobacter subterraneus, a single genomic region encodes these proteins:
- a CDS encoding tetratricopeptide repeat protein has translation MLHIINSGGQPNLIVFIHGFTGGLTTWFREDEANTILTYLTGDESIGKNYDIATFDYFTKVSDVLQKPLNAINSLLGTAGKGKFNINIESIGQLLKSELDNQLIHYERIVFIAHSMGGLVAKSFILDEIIENGMTSVKLFISLAVPHRGAEMATFGKLFLENPQIQNLTPLNQKLNGMHDQWIEYKDTLPRTVYVHAIYDNIIGPISAIAIDGRTKDDYEVVRTEDDHTSVVRPNANDTALMNAIRRNLTLLLSQDNDRKSNSQNYKSLLSNHPFANYITEIPQIGTLLGRDEELKVLKEQLFIHQRPVLLNGLGGIGKTSLARTFVNQNQHDFQHIVWINCINKNIRDAFIDTIYIDQQFDTLKNSKETIEKKFEAIISAFHRVDGAGLMVIDNVEQDVENIKKLLPQHPRWQIILTSRLSLSFKSIEIDRLSDENAAALFNDYYGKPVPDTESENLNILLREIDFHTLTIELIAKTMATSDSNLRFEEVIAKLQSRQLDDRRMKEIINVSHWDLKDATMYEHLLTTFAIANLTDYQIWVLQVFSVLPPQPISVNNLVNWLRMDDDMSFMKALKELKTKGWLKRVEDKEGNALYSIHRMVQDTVHYQCEIDFTAVSSLIETFTELLHINVKTDFTKFFYLLPYADALQNNLPVHFQDMKVGNFYNNLGTYYRRFGDARKAERLIIRSITIFQVHDSGPKASIAKSNLSLIYRDLGEYDKAVIVGEEALEQGKQHFEEMDPRLTQFKSNLAIVYQDSGELLMAKNLLQEALTADIAEYGQNHAGISRRLSNLAGIQEMLGEFGISRELMERALEIDMLHLDKDHPAIAIRQHNLAVIYHRLGDYIRARSHSETSIATAIRYYGKNHSMVAQRQMLLAQILGSNGDKEGAIQLLNQSLEIFKGNLPENHPHTINCQSLLDFYVDLL, from the coding sequence ATGTTACATATTATAAATAGCGGAGGCCAACCTAACCTCATTGTATTCATCCATGGTTTTACTGGAGGGTTAACTACATGGTTTAGAGAGGATGAAGCCAATACTATTTTAACTTATCTAACAGGTGATGAGAGTATTGGAAAGAATTACGATATTGCCACTTTTGACTACTTTACGAAGGTTTCTGATGTCTTGCAAAAACCACTGAATGCAATTAATTCACTTTTGGGGACAGCAGGAAAAGGAAAGTTCAATATAAACATTGAGAGTATTGGCCAACTGCTGAAATCAGAATTAGATAATCAGCTAATCCATTATGAGCGCATCGTCTTTATTGCTCACAGTATGGGTGGGCTTGTTGCAAAATCATTCATTTTAGATGAGATTATAGAAAATGGGATGACTTCTGTAAAATTATTCATTTCACTGGCCGTACCTCATAGAGGGGCCGAAATGGCAACTTTCGGAAAGCTATTTTTGGAAAATCCTCAGATTCAAAATTTAACTCCATTGAATCAAAAGCTCAATGGAATGCATGATCAATGGATTGAATATAAAGACACGCTTCCAAGGACAGTGTATGTTCATGCAATATATGATAATATTATAGGGCCAATTTCAGCGATAGCAATAGATGGTAGGACAAAGGACGATTATGAAGTTGTGCGAACGGAGGATGACCATACCAGTGTAGTCCGCCCAAACGCTAATGACACGGCCTTAATGAACGCTATTCGAAGGAACCTCACCTTGCTTTTATCACAAGATAATGATAGGAAAAGTAATAGCCAGAACTACAAAAGTTTGTTAAGTAATCATCCGTTTGCCAATTATATTACAGAAATACCCCAAATCGGTACTCTGTTGGGCAGAGATGAAGAATTAAAAGTGCTGAAAGAACAGTTATTTATTCACCAGAGGCCAGTGCTACTAAATGGTCTGGGTGGAATAGGGAAAACCAGTCTGGCACGTACCTTTGTAAATCAAAATCAGCACGATTTTCAGCATATTGTATGGATTAATTGTATTAATAAAAATATCCGGGATGCCTTTATAGATACAATTTATATAGACCAGCAATTTGATACATTAAAGAATAGCAAAGAAACAATTGAAAAGAAATTTGAAGCAATAATTTCAGCGTTTCATCGGGTGGATGGAGCAGGATTGATGGTAATAGATAATGTGGAGCAGGACGTCGAAAATATAAAAAAATTGTTGCCACAGCATCCAAGGTGGCAAATTATTCTTACTTCTCGTCTTTCCCTTTCTTTTAAAAGCATTGAGATCGATCGACTTTCTGATGAAAATGCCGCGGCATTATTTAACGATTACTATGGAAAACCTGTTCCAGACACAGAATCTGAAAATCTCAATATTCTGTTAAGAGAAATTGATTTTCATACTCTTACTATTGAACTCATTGCAAAAACGATGGCGACGAGCGATAGTAATCTCAGGTTTGAGGAAGTAATTGCAAAGCTGCAAAGCAGGCAGTTAGATGATAGACGAATGAAAGAAATAATTAACGTAAGCCATTGGGACCTTAAAGATGCCACGATGTACGAACATTTGCTGACAACTTTCGCCATAGCAAATCTGACTGATTATCAAATATGGGTTTTACAAGTGTTTTCAGTACTTCCACCCCAACCGATTTCCGTAAATAACCTCGTTAATTGGCTTAGAATGGATGATGATATGTCATTTATGAAGGCATTAAAAGAATTAAAGACAAAAGGTTGGTTGAAGCGAGTGGAGGACAAGGAGGGAAACGCTTTATATAGTATACACAGGATGGTTCAGGATACGGTTCATTACCAGTGTGAAATTGATTTTACTGCGGTATCGAGTCTAATTGAGACATTTACAGAGCTTCTGCATATTAATGTTAAAACAGATTTCACCAAGTTTTTTTATCTGCTGCCCTATGCAGACGCTCTTCAAAATAATTTGCCAGTTCATTTTCAGGATATGAAGGTCGGAAATTTTTACAATAATTTAGGGACATACTACCGACGTTTCGGAGACGCACGGAAGGCGGAACGGTTAATTATAAGATCAATTACTATATTTCAGGTTCACGATTCTGGCCCAAAGGCGAGTATTGCAAAATCTAACTTGTCATTGATTTATAGAGACCTGGGTGAATACGATAAAGCTGTAATAGTCGGTGAAGAGGCATTAGAGCAAGGTAAGCAGCATTTTGAAGAGATGGATCCAAGATTAACACAATTTAAATCTAACTTAGCTATTGTTTATCAAGATTCAGGTGAACTTCTCATGGCGAAAAATCTTTTACAGGAAGCCTTAACAGCAGACATCGCTGAGTACGGTCAAAATCACGCGGGGATATCTCGACGCTTATCCAATTTGGCGGGTATACAAGAAATGCTTGGCGAATTTGGAATAAGTCGGGAATTGATGGAAAGAGCGCTAGAAATTGATATGCTTCACCTGGACAAGGATCATCCCGCTATCGCAATTCGTCAACATAACCTTGCTGTAATTTATCATCGCTTAGGCGATTATATTCGTGCTCGTTCTCATTCTGAAACATCAATAGCAACCGCTATTCGTTATTATGGTAAAAATCATAGTATGGTTGCTCAACGTCAGATGCTTCTGGCACAGATTCTTGGATCTAATGGAGATAAAGAAGGAGCAATTCAGTTGCTGAATCAATCTCTTGAAATTTTCAAAGGAAACCTTCCTGAAAATCATCCACATACAATTAACTGTCAGTCTTTACTTGATTTCTATGTCGATCTATTATAG
- a CDS encoding alpha/beta fold hydrolase, whose product MKIKFTFLFTFLAVIICYAAHSQSKRNTPYPILFVHGWTGSDQTWYNELLTLKSQNLNVDIDYIRQGAGAGSLIEFMLNADYNNNTSIIERANTGPRYGDVLDKVSYVNPDNDVFVINFDVDAVGFQSNQAAVAKQGFAVGLAIKKILSATGAEKVVLFGHSMGGLAIREYLQNPINWRMNDSQHHVAKLITSGTPHFGSNASLLNLRKAFTGADEFSEAVRDLRDYSTSIYLKGGYESAVSNSYGNKDVDCNGMINYIIGLNQKDNYTGLHFACIIGIGGQSLLGILGTDDDDVVSAYSANLFNIQYATPLKGEIFYADASKNQTLDLVWHTKLPEEVFQNQYALDEPSELELAYDIQPDRSYRGFLTPHLSSTDLDYDRYKITLPQRGILSFNSNLGKDGGVQLIDGQGYMIQNLASVPTTKIKDSGVYYIGINGSTGASTGYSLHFVPYKFSTSFCTLPELPVLASQGTSQVCDGESVALKINNVGYDSYNWYYNDKLVGSGPSFTADKAGTYYVEGKKCGIAEKSINTFKLDVKARPSKPEILVLKGGLSSSSQTGNQWFHDGMPLPGETSQVLNMVGAGAYTVKVTQNDCSTESDVFTITGLEDDRIQNETIVFPNPSDGNFQITSPLTGPLLFTVTDINGKEISSMKRNLGGKPILLNLGRQPGLYLLKVNSGKIEFYKKIVVE is encoded by the coding sequence ATGAAAATAAAATTTACTTTTCTATTTACTTTTCTTGCGGTCATCATCTGTTATGCAGCACATAGCCAAAGCAAACGAAACACGCCTTACCCGATCTTATTTGTACATGGGTGGACAGGCTCGGATCAAACCTGGTACAATGAGCTGCTCACTTTAAAATCACAAAATTTAAATGTTGATATTGATTACATCCGGCAGGGAGCTGGTGCTGGCAGCCTAATAGAGTTTATGTTGAATGCAGACTATAACAACAATACTTCGATAATTGAGCGGGCCAATACAGGCCCCAGGTACGGTGATGTATTGGACAAAGTTTCTTATGTGAATCCTGATAATGACGTTTTCGTAATAAATTTTGATGTGGATGCCGTCGGTTTCCAAAGCAATCAGGCTGCAGTGGCCAAACAGGGATTTGCGGTAGGTTTAGCAATCAAAAAAATATTAAGTGCAACAGGAGCTGAAAAAGTTGTATTGTTCGGTCATAGTATGGGTGGTTTGGCAATCCGTGAATATCTTCAAAATCCTATCAACTGGCGCATGAATGACAGCCAGCATCATGTGGCCAAACTGATTACCTCGGGGACCCCCCATTTTGGTAGCAATGCTTCGTTGTTGAATTTACGAAAAGCTTTTACTGGGGCAGATGAATTTTCAGAAGCAGTAAGAGATTTGAGGGATTATAGTACAAGTATTTATTTAAAAGGTGGTTATGAGTCCGCGGTATCAAATTCCTATGGTAATAAAGATGTTGACTGTAATGGTATGATTAATTACATTATTGGATTAAATCAAAAAGATAATTATACAGGCCTTCACTTCGCTTGTATTATAGGCATTGGTGGACAAAGCTTATTGGGTATTTTGGGGACAGACGACGATGACGTTGTAAGCGCTTACAGTGCCAACTTATTTAATATTCAATATGCCACCCCGTTAAAAGGGGAAATTTTTTATGCGGATGCCTCAAAGAATCAAACCCTTGATTTGGTGTGGCATACCAAATTGCCAGAAGAAGTTTTTCAGAACCAATATGCACTGGATGAGCCTTCCGAGCTGGAATTAGCTTATGACATTCAGCCTGATAGAAGTTATAGGGGTTTTTTAACTCCCCATTTGAGCAGTACTGACCTGGATTACGATCGGTACAAAATTACGCTTCCTCAAAGAGGCATATTAAGTTTTAATTCTAATCTTGGTAAGGATGGAGGAGTGCAGCTCATAGATGGGCAAGGGTATATGATCCAGAACTTAGCCAGTGTACCGACTACAAAAATCAAAGATTCGGGTGTATATTATATTGGAATAAATGGTTCCACGGGTGCATCAACTGGCTATTCTTTACATTTTGTCCCTTACAAATTTTCTACTTCGTTTTGCACATTGCCGGAACTTCCGGTTCTGGCAAGCCAGGGGACTAGTCAGGTCTGTGATGGTGAGTCGGTAGCGCTAAAAATTAATAATGTGGGCTATGATTCCTATAACTGGTATTATAACGATAAACTGGTAGGATCCGGACCATCCTTTACAGCAGATAAGGCAGGGACTTATTATGTGGAAGGAAAAAAATGCGGGATAGCGGAAAAATCAATTAACACGTTTAAATTGGATGTGAAAGCCAGGCCTTCTAAGCCTGAAATATTGGTACTTAAAGGCGGTTTGTCGTCCAGTTCTCAAACCGGTAACCAATGGTTCCACGACGGAATGCCATTACCTGGTGAAACTAGTCAAGTTTTAAACATGGTAGGAGCAGGTGCGTATACAGTAAAAGTTACGCAAAACGATTGTAGTACTGAATCAGATGTATTTACCATTACAGGACTTGAAGATGACCGTATCCAAAACGAAACTATCGTTTTCCCTAATCCTTCTGATGGCAATTTTCAAATTACCAGTCCTCTGACAGGACCTTTGCTTTTTACGGTAACTGATATCAATGGAAAAGAAATAAGTAGCATGAAACGAAACCTAGGTGGAAAGCCGATTCTCCTAAATTTAGGTAGACAACCCGGATTATATCTTTTGAAAGTAAATTCTGGCAAAATTGAGTTTTATAAAAAAATCGTTGTAGAATAG
- a CDS encoding DUF6088 family protein, with protein MESTDDQIIEKIQRLPRGRVFFTDSFLDISNAKTVAKALERFVQSGKLQRAATGMYVRPIEDEIMGPILPSIEEIAEAIAKRDKARAVPTGSYALYKLGLTTQVPMNIVYYTDSSQRQVKVGKQIITFKKASARNVSAIGEISKLVIQALRTIGKGKVTEQEMRIIRERLKDEKPYHLQHDIKVAPEWIRQLMRPLKNKDTHD; from the coding sequence ATGGAAAGTACTGATGATCAAATTATTGAGAAGATACAGCGTTTACCGAGGGGTAGGGTGTTCTTTACAGATAGTTTTTTAGATATTTCCAATGCAAAAACCGTTGCCAAGGCATTAGAGCGATTTGTGCAATCTGGTAAATTACAACGGGCAGCTACGGGCATGTACGTGCGGCCCATTGAAGATGAAATAATGGGTCCGATACTGCCTAGCATTGAAGAGATAGCTGAAGCTATAGCTAAGCGTGATAAAGCGCGTGCTGTTCCAACGGGTAGCTATGCTCTTTACAAATTGGGTTTGACTACCCAAGTGCCAATGAATATTGTTTATTATACAGATTCCTCTCAGCGGCAAGTAAAAGTGGGCAAGCAAATTATTACCTTCAAAAAGGCAAGTGCCCGCAACGTTTCGGCTATTGGCGAAATTAGTAAGCTGGTCATTCAGGCGCTGCGAACTATTGGCAAAGGCAAGGTAACTGAGCAAGAGATGCGTATAATCAGGGAAAGGCTTAAAGATGAAAAGCCTTATCACCTGCAGCATGATATAAAGGTAGCTCCGGAATGGATCAGACAGCTTATGCGGCCACTTAAAAATAAGGATACTCATGATTGA
- a CDS encoding nucleotidyl transferase AbiEii/AbiGii toxin family protein — protein sequence MIDLTSLKVWLQLPEATRLNIFNETGRQMGLPGIAVEKDWWVVQTLALIFSMNCAPALIFKGGTSLSKGWGLIQRFSEDIDLAIDRDYLGFNDDLNRQQIKKLRRASHAFLTTTFIDELTEKFAEAGFEGVTIDYRKTGESDQDPIIIEIYYPKLTEKEAYLKPGVLVEVGCRSLKEPITQKSFTTLVGENFSERSFADKPIEIPVVNPERTFLEKIFLLHEEFQRAPEKIRVDRLSRHLYDIEKLSQSPFADRAFLDKVLYETIVDHRRRFTALAEVNYDHHSPDKIAFVPPPHLLPDWEADYQQMQENMIYGESLTFTVLIEKLLALQNRINEME from the coding sequence ATGATTGACTTGACGAGTTTAAAGGTATGGTTACAATTGCCTGAGGCAACCCGGCTAAATATATTCAATGAAACAGGTCGCCAGATGGGGCTTCCCGGCATAGCCGTCGAGAAAGACTGGTGGGTGGTGCAAACACTAGCTCTGATTTTTTCTATGAACTGTGCGCCCGCATTGATTTTTAAAGGCGGCACATCACTAAGCAAAGGGTGGGGGCTCATTCAACGGTTTTCCGAGGATATTGATTTGGCAATAGACCGGGATTACCTGGGTTTTAATGACGATTTAAACCGGCAGCAAATTAAAAAGCTGCGAAGAGCGTCACATGCTTTCCTGACAACAACATTCATTGACGAGCTTACAGAGAAATTTGCAGAAGCCGGTTTTGAAGGTGTAACAATAGACTACCGCAAAACAGGGGAGTCGGATCAAGATCCAATCATTATAGAAATTTACTATCCGAAGCTAACCGAAAAAGAAGCCTATCTTAAGCCCGGTGTATTGGTAGAAGTGGGTTGCCGTTCACTAAAAGAACCAATCACGCAAAAAAGCTTTACAACACTGGTGGGTGAGAATTTCAGCGAGCGGTCATTTGCTGATAAACCCATTGAGATACCGGTCGTCAATCCGGAACGGACCTTTCTGGAAAAGATCTTTCTTTTGCATGAAGAGTTTCAGCGGGCTCCTGAAAAAATAAGGGTTGACCGCTTAAGCCGGCATTTATATGACATTGAAAAGCTGAGTCAATCACCGTTCGCTGATCGTGCATTTTTAGATAAAGTATTGTATGAAACGATCGTTGATCACCGCAGAAGATTTACAGCCCTGGCAGAAGTTAACTATGATCACCACAGCCCGGATAAAATTGCATTTGTTCCACCTCCTCATTTGCTTCCAGATTGGGAGGCCGATTACCAACAAATGCAGGAAAACATGATTTACGGGGAAAGTCTCACTTTTACAGTGTTAATTGAGAAATTGTTGGCATTACAGAATCGTATTAATGAAATGGAGTAG
- a CDS encoding SIR2 family protein — protein sequence MEEIYILKNKSYKIKIVTADKPKVDPIEIANVDVLNDVTKIPAEQVETEVKIKTLVIERENSPPVLYASDEEGYITDNQELGGKKIKLSDFANQEKRTFYKQLIQGKYNEIENVVILSGAGSSVGIGLDKKGLTMANLWDSLAISGDSIHFISLIKKTKYCTLDENEQIDKSVKKDLELLLSKAGMLNAVHQGADKDLDLEKSIDAIKSFIVRELHLKLDEFAPHAQFLNKVALRPQKYPRIKIFTLNYDTLFEQAAVKERFTVIDGFTFSNPRIFNGKYFDYDIIETRHNRQDKKDSTIAKLFYLFKMHGSLNWKTQDNEIEQFEGNIPISNQVMIFPQNNKYEHSYEQPYFEMMARFQQALRTENTLLITIGFSFYDKHISSVILESLKQNSSLNIIALTYPDVVSKQELYQSELHRISELQSRITLVAETFKDFTDNYPENIAHHRLDVLESLNEGLKQLKLRDEQA from the coding sequence ATGGAAGAAATCTACATTCTAAAAAATAAAAGCTACAAGATAAAAATCGTTACAGCTGACAAACCTAAGGTTGATCCAATTGAAATTGCTAATGTGGATGTTCTAAATGACGTTACTAAAATTCCAGCGGAACAAGTTGAAACGGAAGTTAAAATAAAAACTTTGGTAATAGAGCGGGAAAATTCCCCACCTGTCTTATATGCGTCTGATGAAGAGGGTTATATTACCGATAATCAAGAACTTGGTGGAAAAAAAATTAAATTATCTGATTTTGCAAACCAAGAAAAGAGAACTTTTTATAAGCAGTTAATACAAGGCAAATATAACGAGATAGAAAATGTTGTAATTCTTTCGGGTGCAGGTTCATCCGTTGGTATTGGCCTAGATAAAAAAGGTCTTACAATGGCTAACCTTTGGGATTCACTAGCAATAAGTGGTGATTCAATACACTTTATATCACTTATTAAGAAGACAAAATACTGCACGTTAGATGAAAACGAGCAAATAGATAAAAGTGTTAAGAAAGACCTGGAACTATTGTTATCAAAAGCAGGTATGCTTAATGCCGTACATCAAGGTGCGGATAAAGATCTGGATTTAGAGAAATCAATAGATGCTATTAAATCGTTTATTGTAAGAGAGTTACATCTTAAACTAGACGAGTTTGCCCCACATGCCCAATTCCTTAACAAGGTTGCTTTAAGACCACAAAAATATCCTCGGATAAAAATTTTTACATTAAACTATGACACCTTATTTGAGCAGGCTGCGGTAAAGGAAAGATTTACCGTAATTGACGGATTTACTTTTTCAAATCCCAGAATCTTTAATGGGAAATACTTTGATTATGATATAATAGAAACCCGCCACAATCGCCAAGACAAAAAAGACAGTACCATTGCAAAACTGTTTTACCTCTTTAAAATGCATGGTTCTTTAAACTGGAAAACCCAAGATAATGAAATTGAGCAGTTTGAAGGAAACATCCCGATTAGCAATCAGGTTATGATTTTCCCGCAAAATAACAAGTATGAACATTCATATGAGCAGCCATATTTTGAAATGATGGCAAGATTTCAACAAGCGCTTAGAACAGAGAATACCTTATTAATCACAATCGGATTTAGTTTTTACGACAAGCATATATCTTCTGTAATTCTTGAATCGCTAAAACAAAATTCTTCATTAAATATCATAGCACTAACTTATCCGGACGTAGTAAGCAAACAAGAATTATATCAAAGTGAATTACATCGTATTTCAGAATTGCAAAGTAGGATAACCCTTGTTGCTGAGACTTTCAAAGATTTTACGGATAACTATCCAGAGAATATTGCTCATCATCGCCTTGACGTATTAGAATCCCTTAACGAAGGATTAAAACAACTTAAACTACGCGATGAACAAGCATAA
- a CDS encoding ATP-binding protein — protein sequence MNKHNPYSDSRFIGFVTMVAPYVTSVHFPSSVLLKKFFNADEGFHALTGKYIVIEGSGYGFIGKIIEISLPEKERLNLTETRFEKDNFHPVGKIEIVLCFNNYELQAQKGLDQLPPVGAKVYLCSNDFLRSLLIDFGKSRGKDDTFISLAHLPNDEANYINVSAQALFGRHCAIVGTTGGGKSWTVAKLVQEVVKINGKAILIDATGEYSTLQSNEKIEYLRFNSGNPEEGIYFNYKGLRETDLYALFRPTGQAQIPKLQEAMKSLRLIEILATKGNKTANDNEISNPDAPQKFWDVHPHQGVTLLAKASNSRNRLIKAYKENLGVYNVDCQFDISALALQINNECVKEFSNNDNFGSSDTNALGFCQTLISRILVTVNSKSFKETFGFGNENKPDSEFSSKVNEFLHADSKKNVLILSVAEVPSEHKLREILVNSIGRFLLEKAISKQFKKSTPADPKRSVLLFLDEAHLFLNKRIRDEYSIEVELDAFERIAKECRKFGLFLVLSTQMPRDIPKGVLSQMGTFIVHRLINQQDREAIEYACSEANKSSLSFLPILGSGEAMLTGVDFPMPIILKIQQPAIKPDSGTPSVF from the coding sequence ATGAACAAGCATAATCCATACTCAGATAGTCGGTTCATCGGATTTGTAACAATGGTAGCACCTTATGTCACCAGTGTTCATTTCCCATCATCTGTATTGCTTAAGAAGTTTTTTAATGCGGATGAGGGTTTTCATGCCTTGACTGGTAAGTATATCGTTATAGAAGGATCGGGTTATGGTTTTATTGGTAAAATTATAGAAATCTCGTTACCTGAAAAGGAGAGGCTTAATTTAACTGAGACTCGGTTTGAAAAGGATAACTTTCATCCGGTTGGTAAGATTGAAATTGTTCTGTGCTTTAATAACTATGAATTACAAGCCCAAAAAGGATTAGACCAACTTCCGCCAGTTGGGGCCAAGGTATATTTGTGTTCGAATGATTTTTTAAGGTCATTGTTAATTGATTTCGGGAAAAGCAGGGGCAAAGACGATACTTTCATTTCGTTGGCTCATTTGCCAAACGACGAGGCCAATTATATCAATGTCTCCGCACAGGCTCTTTTTGGAAGACATTGTGCAATTGTTGGAACAACAGGTGGAGGAAAAAGTTGGACCGTAGCAAAACTCGTACAAGAGGTAGTTAAGATAAATGGAAAGGCAATTTTGATTGATGCAACTGGCGAATATTCAACCTTGCAGTCAAATGAAAAGATAGAATATTTAAGGTTTAATAGCGGAAATCCGGAAGAAGGTATTTATTTTAATTATAAAGGTCTTCGAGAAACTGATTTGTATGCCTTGTTTAGACCTACCGGGCAGGCTCAAATCCCCAAGCTCCAAGAAGCAATGAAGAGTTTAAGGCTAATTGAAATCTTAGCTACTAAGGGAAATAAGACGGCAAATGATAATGAAATCAGTAATCCAGATGCTCCCCAAAAATTTTGGGATGTGCATCCACACCAAGGAGTAACACTTCTTGCAAAGGCCTCTAATTCAAGAAATCGACTAATTAAGGCATATAAAGAAAATCTTGGAGTATATAATGTTGATTGTCAGTTTGATATATCCGCTCTGGCTTTGCAAATAAACAATGAGTGCGTTAAGGAATTTTCTAATAATGACAATTTTGGGTCATCTGACACAAACGCATTGGGTTTCTGCCAAACACTTATTTCAAGAATACTGGTAACTGTCAACAGTAAATCTTTCAAGGAGACTTTTGGTTTTGGCAATGAAAATAAACCCGATAGCGAGTTTTCTTCAAAAGTAAATGAATTTCTTCACGCTGATTCAAAAAAAAATGTACTGATCCTATCCGTAGCCGAAGTGCCTTCCGAACATAAGTTACGTGAGATATTAGTAAATTCAATCGGCCGCTTTTTGTTGGAAAAGGCAATATCTAAGCAGTTTAAGAAGTCGACTCCAGCTGATCCAAAAAGAAGTGTTCTCCTGTTTTTAGACGAAGCCCATTTGTTTTTAAACAAAAGAATACGGGATGAATACTCAATAGAAGTTGAGTTAGATGCGTTTGAGCGAATTGCAAAGGAGTGCAGAAAGTTCGGCTTATTCCTAGTTCTGTCTACTCAAATGCCCAGAGATATTCCCAAAGGAGTATTAAGTCAAATGGGGACATTTATTGTTCACCGCTTGATTAATCAGCAAGACCGGGAAGCAATTGAGTATGCTTGCTCTGAGGCTAATAAATCTTCACTTTCATTTTTACCAATACTAGGTTCAGGTGAAGCAATGTTGACAGGAGTGGATTTTCCTATGCCAATAATTCTAAAAATACAGCAACCTGCAATAAAACCGGATTCCGGAACACCATCAGTTTTTTAA